TGGTCGTTGATCAGCTGGTCAATATCCTTTTGAGATATTTCGGCATCGGTATCGTTACGCACGATGTCGCCGCGGGTTTGCAAGCTTTTAATGTGATGGCCTGCAATACCAACGTATACTTCATTAATCTCAAGATTGGGATTGGAAGCGTAGCAATTTTCGAGGGCCTGGCGAATGGCCTTGATCGTCTGATCGATGTTCAATACCATACCGTGTTGAACACCAAATGAGGGGGCCTTACCGAATCCCAGGATTTCCAGTTTACCGTATTCATTCTTCCGTCCTGCAATGGCAGCAATCTTCGTAGTTCCAATGTCAAGTCCTACAATGATGGGAGCTTCCTGATTCATGTACTTATATTTAAAGGTGCGTTTTTAACTTAGTTTCTGTTGTTTTGATTGGGCCGGTAAATGGCTCTTGGCTGTTGACCGGCAGGCCTTACCGTAGCTGTGGCAGGCCTGGTGGCCGTTCGCTCCGGTGGCTTGTCTGGCCTTCTTTCCGGCTTTGGCGGCGGGGCCGAGGCTGTTACCGCCGAATGCACATCTATATTCACGGTTGAATCAACTGGAGGCGGAGGAGGTGGCGCTGCTTTCCCATCTCTTCTGGTTCCTACTACCTGACCTTCGTAAGCGATGTTGATACGTGTGTATGTATTCCATCCTACTTTACTGAGTCCTTCGCGGTAGAAAACGAGCAGCTTGTCAAACTTCTTCGCAACATCCGTGCCTTGTCCGAATTCTATTACATGATCACCCAATTTGGGTATCAATTCAAACTTCTTGTCTTCCGTAATTACCACCTGTTCCACCTGTGCGAGCCAGAACGTGTCTTTGCTGATGTAGTTGGCAATATCCGCGATCTGACTGAACAGCAGGCTGTCTGTACGCGTGAGTTTCGCCGCATCGGAGGGGAAGCCGGTGAAGACAGGCACCCTGGCGGAATGACGATCACTCACCGGAATGCGGCCACCTTCGTCATCGAGATAAAAACTGTTGCCGGTAAAAGTGAACACGCGTGCCAGTGGATCGCGTTGCCTGACGTCTACGGTTAAACGGTTATTATTGTCGATAAATATCTCGGCCGACTTTACCCATGGATCGCGCTCTACCAGCTTTTCCAGCGCTGCGAGGTTCATTTCGCTTACCGGTTTGCCTACAGGATTCTTCTGTGGGCCGCTCGCAATCAGCGCTTTAATATCTTTTTCGCTGATAAAAAAATTCGTATCGTCGCCGGACATTTTAACGGTAATGCCTTTGATCTTCGACTGGTTCTTATCATTAACAGCCGCCACCAGCAAGCATACAAAGCCCGACAGCGCGCCTGCCCAGAGGAGCGCCTTGCCGATGCGTTTGAATACTATCTTAGTTTTAGACTGCATGTTTTATATCAGCTTAATAATTCTTTTAAAGGTTCGCGAAGCAGGTCAATGTCGCCTGCCCCGGCGGTAATCAACAGTTCCGGTTGTTGCTCTTTCACCCATGCTACTACCTTGTCGCGTGGGATGATGGTAACGGCCGGGCCTTCTATTTTAGCGGCAATCATTTCGCTGGTAACACCTTCTATCGGCAGTTCGCGGGCCGGGTAGATAGGGAGTAAGATCACCTCATCTGCCAGCGAAAGGCTTTCTGCAAAGCCATCTGCAAAGTCCCGGGTGCGGGTGAACAGGTGTGGTTGGAAGATGACGATGCAACGTTTCTCCGGGAAGAGCGTTTTCGCGCTGGTAATCAGTGCGCGCAGTTCCTCTGGGTGGTGTGCATAGTCGTCGATATACACCAGTTCCTCTTTTTTTACCAGGTACTCAAATCTTCTCTTGATGCCCTTGAACGCCTCCATAGCCTCGCGGATCTTGTCCGAATCGATGCCGAGCAGGTGTGCTACTGTGATGGCGGCCACCGCGTTCTCCACGTTGTGCATGCCACCTATGTGCATTTTGATATCGCAAATCATCCAGTCCTGCTGCACCACATCGAAGATGTAGCCGCCGTTCTCCATTTTGATGTTTTGCGCGTACACATTTGCAGCGTCGTTCTGCAGGCTGTACTTCAGTTTATTGGTCGCCTTCAGGTCGCTGTTGCGGTGCAGGCCGAAGCGCACGAGCAGCGTACCGTTAGGTTTAATGTTCTTCGTATACTGGATGAAGGCGTCTTCCACTGCTTCTGCCGTGCCGTAAATGTCCAGGTGGTCGGCGTCCATGGCAGTAAGAATCGCAATGTCCGGACTCAGTTTCAGGAAGGAGCGATCGTATTCATCTGCCTCAATGACTGCCACGGCTTTGTCGCTGCTCCAGAAGTTGCGGTCATAGTTTACACTCACCCCACCCAGGAAGGCATTGCAACCGTAACCCGTATGACGCAGCAGGTGTGCGATCATCGTAGATACCGTCGTTTTACCATGCGTGCCGGCCACGGTAATGGCGAACAGGTCGCGGGTAATCTCCTGCAGTACATCACTACGTTTTACTACCTCGTAAGCATTGTCGCGGTACCAGGTAAGCTCTGTATGAGCTGCCGGGATGGCTGGTGTATACACCACAAGATTAGTGGCTTTATCCAGCAGGTTTACATCATCCGTATAATGAATGCTGATGCCTTCTGCTTCCAGTTGGCGGGTAAGCACAGTAGAGGTACGGTCGTAACCGGTTACTGTTACGCCCCTTTCATTGAAAAAGCGGGCGATGGCACTCATGCCAATGCCGCCGATACCAATGAAGTAAACCCTCTTTATGCTTTTCAGCTCCATAATTTTTGTACCTCTTTAGCTATGACTACATCCGCATTGGTATTACCCAGTGCGGCGATATTTGTTTCCAGTTGCTCCCTGAGCGCCTTGTTGTTTACGAGGCTGAACAGTTCATTACCCAGTGTGGTGCGTGCTGCATCGTCTTTAACGAGCAGCGCCGCATGTTTGCTCACCAGGCTCATGGCGTTGGCCGTTTGATGATCTTCTGCGGCAAAAGGGTAGGGCACAAAGATCGTCGGCTTCTTTACCACGCAAAGTTCCGCAATGGCCAGTGCTCCCGCCCGGGATACTACTACGTCGGCTGCCTTGTAGGCGAAATCCATCACATTAATGAAGTCGAACACCTTTACATGGCTGGCATATTGCGAAGACGCAGCTTTCGCCGTATCGTAATACAATTTGCCGGTTTGCCAGATCAGTTGCACGTCTCGGTTCACAAATTCTGCCAGCAGCGGCTGCAGCGATTCGTTGATGGACTTAGCACCTAAACTGCCACCCACCGCGAAAACGGTGGGTTTATTCACGTCAAGCCCGAAGTGCGTCATCGCATCTGCCTTCGAAACAGAAGACTGGCTGATGTTGCTGCGTACGGGATTGCCGGTATACACTATTTTATCTGCCGGGAAAAACTTCTCCATCCCGTCGTAGCCTACGCAAATCTTTGCAGCGTTGCGGGCCAGTATTTTATTACTCTTGCCTGCATAGGAGTTTTGCTCCTGTATGAGCGTGGGAATACCCAGTCGCTGCGCCGCCTTTAAAATCGGGAAGCTGGCATAACCGCCAACGCCCACTACTGCATCTGGTTGGAAGCGTTTAAGGATAGCCTTCGCTTTAAACAGGCTGCGTATCAGCTTAAACGGAAGCAGGATGTTTTTAAAGATGTTGCTCCTGTTAAAGCCGACGATTTCAAGTCCTTCTATTTTATATCCTGCCTGCGGAACTTTTTCCATTTCCATTTTACCGGTGGCGCCGACAAACAGGATATCGATATCTTGTTCTGCTTTACGCAAAGCATTTGCAATGGCAATCGCCGGGAATATATGTCCCCCGGTACCTCCGCCTGCTATGATTACTTTGTGTGGCATTGAATATTATCCAGCTTAAAATTTTAAAATGTCTCCTTTATGCCGCTACCGGCACATTGGTAACCTCCTGTTTGCCCACAATTTCTTCTACCTGCCGCGATACGCTAAGGATGATACCTATAGCGAGACTGGTGAAGATGACGGACGAGCCGCCCATACTTACCAGGGGCAGGGTTACACCAGTTACGGGCAGCAGCCCCACATTCACGCCCATATTCATAAGCGCCTGTATTACGAGCGTCACACTTAGTCCTAATGACAGGAATGCTCCAAAAGCATAAGGACAGTTCTTAAAAATGCGTATACTCCGTAAGAGCAGCAGCATGTAACAGGCTAATATTAAAAAGGCGCCAAAGATACCATACTCCTCAATTATTATTGCATAGATGAAATCCGAGTACGGGTGTGGCAGGAAATTACGGGCCGTACTGTTACCCGGACCTTTGCCGAAAAGCCCGCCAGACGCGATTCCGAAGTTAGCCTGCTGCACCTGGTAGGGTACCTCATGATTTTCTCCACGTGTATAACTTTCTATCCTTTTGGACCATGTTTTAGTACGCATTTCAATTCCTGTAATCTGTGCGAAGGCAAACATGAGGATAACCAGCACTAATCCGGCGCCTATCATCCCCATCAGATACTTCAAAGGCACGCGACCGATAAAACACAGCAGCATGCAACTGGCACCCAGTAACAGGGCGGTCGACATATTGGCCGGCATGATCAGCAGGCAGATGATGCCTACCGGAACAATGATCGGCAAAAAGCCTTTCTTGAAATCCGTAATCACCTGTTGTTTTTTAGACAACTGGCGCGATACGTACATGAATATCGCCAGCTTGGCAATATCCGATGTTTGAAAAGTTAAGTTCACTACCGGTAGCCTGATCCAGCGGCTGGCGTCGTTGTAGTTGGACCCGAAGGCCAGCGTATACATCAGCAGCGGGATCGACAACAGGAAGCCTATCTGCGCCACGCGAGAATAAATCGTGTAATTCACGCGGTGCGCGAAATATATAATGAGCAACCCGAGGCCCAGAAGTGTTAACTGTTTTACCAGGAAATACTCCGTATGACCATTGCGGGCACGGTAAGCCAGCGAGCCGGTGGAACTATACACGGCCAGCAGGCTTACTGCGGACAGGAAAAACACGATCGTCCAGATCACCTTATCACCTTGTGTTTTCATCAGCCTACTCACGGGAATCGTTTGTTTTAGAGTTAAGAAATACCGGCGGGGTATTACAACGCTTTTACTTCTTCCTTGAACTTGCGGCCTCTTTCTTCGTAGTTTTTGAAGAGATCGAAGCTCGCACAAGCGGGGGAGAGCAGTACCACGTCGCCTTTATCGGCTAACTGGAAAGCATTTTTTACCGCATCGGCCATGTTATCAGTATTCACCATCACCTTTGTGTCTTTAGACAATGCCTCATGAATAGGGCGGTTGTCTACACCCAGGCAGATGATCGCTTTTACTTTTTCGGTTACCAGCTCACGGATGGCGCTGTAATCGTTGCCTTTGTCTACCCCACCCATGATCAGTACCACTGGGCGCTCCATGCTCTCGAGGGCGAACCATACAGAGTTTACGTTAGTCGCTTTAGAGTCGTTGATGAAGTCTACACCACGGATAGTGGCTACGTACTCCATGCGGTGCTCCAGGCTTTTGAAAGAGGTGAGGCTTTCGCGGATCTTCTCCTTCCTGATGTCCATCGTTCTGCCCGCTATTCCTGCAGCCATAGAATTATAGAGGTTGTGTTTACCTTTTAACGCCAGGTCATAAATCGACATGATCACCGGTTCATCCTTAACCTGTATGTTCAATTGTTCATTCGCAATAAATCCGCCTTCTTTCTTTGGTTCCATAATCGTAAAAGGTATTGTCTTTGAATAAATGGGTTTTTTAGCCAGGTGATTCCTGATCTCAGGGTCATCTTCACAATAGATGAAGTAATCGTTCTCTGTCTGGTTCTTTGCTATTCTGAACTTCGACTCCACG
This genomic interval from Chitinophaga horti contains the following:
- a CDS encoding cell division protein FtsQ/DivIB; amino-acid sequence: MQSKTKIVFKRIGKALLWAGALSGFVCLLVAAVNDKNQSKIKGITVKMSGDDTNFFISEKDIKALIASGPQKNPVGKPVSEMNLAALEKLVERDPWVKSAEIFIDNNNRLTVDVRQRDPLARVFTFTGNSFYLDDEGGRIPVSDRHSARVPVFTGFPSDAAKLTRTDSLLFSQIADIANYISKDTFWLAQVEQVVITEDKKFELIPKLGDHVIEFGQGTDVAKKFDKLLVFYREGLSKVGWNTYTRINIAYEGQVVGTRRDGKAAPPPPPPVDSTVNIDVHSAVTASAPPPKPERRPDKPPERTATRPATATVRPAGQQPRAIYRPNQNNRN
- the murC gene encoding UDP-N-acetylmuramate--L-alanine ligase; the protein is MELKSIKRVYFIGIGGIGMSAIARFFNERGVTVTGYDRTSTVLTRQLEAEGISIHYTDDVNLLDKATNLVVYTPAIPAAHTELTWYRDNAYEVVKRSDVLQEITRDLFAITVAGTHGKTTVSTMIAHLLRHTGYGCNAFLGGVSVNYDRNFWSSDKAVAVIEADEYDRSFLKLSPDIAILTAMDADHLDIYGTAEAVEDAFIQYTKNIKPNGTLLVRFGLHRNSDLKATNKLKYSLQNDAANVYAQNIKMENGGYIFDVVQQDWMICDIKMHIGGMHNVENAVAAITVAHLLGIDSDKIREAMEAFKGIKRRFEYLVKKEELVYIDDYAHHPEELRALITSAKTLFPEKRCIVIFQPHLFTRTRDFADGFAESLSLADEVILLPIYPARELPIEGVTSEMIAAKIEGPAVTIIPRDKVVAWVKEQQPELLITAGAGDIDLLREPLKELLS
- the murG gene encoding undecaprenyldiphospho-muramoylpentapeptide beta-N-acetylglucosaminyltransferase; this translates as MPHKVIIAGGGTGGHIFPAIAIANALRKAEQDIDILFVGATGKMEMEKVPQAGYKIEGLEIVGFNRSNIFKNILLPFKLIRSLFKAKAILKRFQPDAVVGVGGYASFPILKAAQRLGIPTLIQEQNSYAGKSNKILARNAAKICVGYDGMEKFFPADKIVYTGNPVRSNISQSSVSKADAMTHFGLDVNKPTVFAVGGSLGAKSINESLQPLLAEFVNRDVQLIWQTGKLYYDTAKAASSQYASHVKVFDFINVMDFAYKAADVVVSRAGALAIAELCVVKKPTIFVPYPFAAEDHQTANAMSLVSKHAALLVKDDAARTTLGNELFSLVNNKALREQLETNIAALGNTNADVVIAKEVQKLWS
- a CDS encoding FtsW/RodA/SpoVE family cell cycle protein encodes the protein MSRLMKTQGDKVIWTIVFFLSAVSLLAVYSSTGSLAYRARNGHTEYFLVKQLTLLGLGLLIIYFAHRVNYTIYSRVAQIGFLLSIPLLMYTLAFGSNYNDASRWIRLPVVNLTFQTSDIAKLAIFMYVSRQLSKKQQVITDFKKGFLPIIVPVGIICLLIMPANMSTALLLGASCMLLCFIGRVPLKYLMGMIGAGLVLVILMFAFAQITGIEMRTKTWSKRIESYTRGENHEVPYQVQQANFGIASGGLFGKGPGNSTARNFLPHPYSDFIYAIIIEEYGIFGAFLILACYMLLLLRSIRIFKNCPYAFGAFLSLGLSVTLVIQALMNMGVNVGLLPVTGVTLPLVSMGGSSVIFTSLAIGIILSVSRQVEEIVGKQEVTNVPVAA
- the murD gene encoding UDP-N-acetylmuramoyl-L-alanine--D-glutamate ligase — its product is MKLVILGAGESGIGAALLAKQKGFEVFVSDGGVIKDIYKQELAVNGIEFEEGRHSWKTILEADEIVKSPGIPEKSELMQKVREMGVPVISEIELAWRHSKEAKIIAITGSNGKSTTTALTYHIFEQAGLNTAMVGNIGLSYARQVATAPADYYVIEVSSFQLDDIVEFKPDVAILLNITPDHLDRYEYKMENYVESKFRIAKNQTENDYFIYCEDDPEIRNHLAKKPIYSKTIPFTIMEPKKEGGFIANEQLNIQVKDEPVIMSIYDLALKGKHNLYNSMAAGIAGRTMDIRKEKIRESLTSFKSLEHRMEYVATIRGVDFINDSKATNVNSVWFALESMERPVVLIMGGVDKGNDYSAIRELVTEKVKAIICLGVDNRPIHEALSKDTKVMVNTDNMADAVKNAFQLADKGDVVLLSPACASFDLFKNYEERGRKFKEEVKAL